A single region of the Photobacterium sanguinicancri genome encodes:
- a CDS encoding GlxA family transcriptional regulator has product MKVGFVLYHRALITGVSLAAEMLSSAASLREKRFQRSDPFSIQLIASSLSSPKLTAGLRLEPDITFGDPAVFDIIILPPMWGNPLSALSHTPALVPWLIEQYRQGAKLVATGTGVMLLAETGLLDHQVATTHWYFYDKFTARYPDVKLNRKASITAANGLYCTGSINSQTEMILFLIAQQYGQKIATTIETHYGHEISKSSQQPFYQIGGEVQFDESIAFAQDWMKRHLSQTITAQQVADACELPLRTFSRKFKDQVGQAPHQYLQKIRMEAAQELLRDFGMSIQDVAEQVGYKDAYHFSTRFKQAFAMTPAQYRTMVKAKIYNAS; this is encoded by the coding sequence ATGAAAGTCGGATTTGTGCTTTACCATCGCGCCCTCATTACGGGTGTATCACTTGCAGCAGAGATGCTAAGCAGTGCCGCTAGCTTGCGTGAAAAACGCTTTCAGCGTAGTGATCCTTTTAGCATTCAGTTAATTGCATCTAGTTTATCGTCACCCAAATTGACGGCTGGTCTACGATTAGAACCTGATATCACATTCGGTGATCCTGCGGTTTTCGATATTATTATTTTACCGCCGATGTGGGGAAATCCGCTCTCTGCACTTAGCCACACCCCCGCGCTAGTGCCTTGGCTTATTGAACAATACCGCCAAGGCGCTAAGTTAGTCGCTACAGGAACTGGGGTTATGTTATTGGCCGAAACAGGATTGTTAGATCATCAAGTTGCGACAACACATTGGTATTTTTATGACAAGTTCACTGCCCGATACCCCGACGTAAAACTTAATCGGAAGGCATCTATTACGGCAGCTAATGGCCTTTACTGTACAGGGAGTATCAACTCCCAAACTGAGATGATTCTATTTTTGATTGCCCAGCAATACGGTCAGAAAATAGCAACCACGATAGAGACACATTACGGTCACGAAATATCGAAGTCATCACAGCAACCGTTTTATCAAATTGGTGGAGAGGTTCAATTTGATGAGTCCATTGCGTTTGCACAAGATTGGATGAAGCGTCATTTGTCACAAACCATAACAGCGCAACAAGTGGCAGATGCCTGTGAACTTCCATTACGCACGTTTAGTCGAAAATTTAAAGATCAAGTCGGGCAAGCCCCCCACCAATATTTACAAAAAATACGAATGGAAGCAGCACAAGAGCTGTTACGTGATTTCGGGATGAGTATTCAAGATGTAGCCGAACAAGTAGGCTATAAAGATGCCTATCATTTTTCGACACGTTTTAAGCAAGCTTTCGCGATGACCCCTGCTCAATATCGCACCATGGTAAAAGCAAAGATTTATAACGCGAGTTAA
- a CDS encoding methylated-DNA--[protein]-cysteine S-methyltransferase has product MLANEHGITGLTLASQREDDDVDPDWLLTQEPFIECCYQLDAYFSGSLTRFTVPLAPQGTEFQKQVWTALRSVPYGETCSYKAIAEAISNPKAVRAVGAANGKNPIAIIVPCHRVIGADGKLTGYAGGVEMKAFLLKLEGSLAADC; this is encoded by the coding sequence TTGCTCGCTAATGAGCATGGTATAACTGGATTAACGCTGGCGTCACAACGGGAAGATGATGATGTTGATCCCGATTGGCTATTAACACAAGAGCCGTTTATTGAGTGTTGTTATCAGCTTGATGCGTATTTTTCAGGTTCTTTAACCCGTTTTACGGTGCCCCTTGCTCCTCAAGGAACAGAATTTCAAAAGCAAGTATGGACGGCGTTACGCAGTGTGCCTTATGGTGAAACCTGCTCATATAAAGCCATAGCTGAAGCGATTAGTAATCCAAAAGCAGTGAGAGCGGTCGGCGCAGCCAATGGTAAAAATCCGATTGCGATTATTGTACCCTGTCATCGTGTAATTGGAGCCGATGGGAAGCTGACGGGTTACGCGGGCGGTGTAGAGATGAAGGCATTTTTGCTTAAGTTAGAAGGTTCATTAGCCGCGGATTGTTAG